TCTCCAATTCTTGTTCTCCATTTTAAAAAGTTTTTTATTTATAAGAATTGAATTAAATATTATTTGTCTGTTTTCTCTTTATGTTTAACAAACACCAAACTAAATAGCCCAATAAATAACCATCTACAATAGAAAGTCCTAGACTTATTAATAGATTCCAACCTAAATGAAGGGAAACCAATAAAGAAAGTAATCCTCCAACTATGCCACCTAAAACACCGATCGTAAATTTCATCTTATTAGTCATATGTGTCCTCCATATAATCAATAAATTTCATACCAAAATTATATATTACTAATTAAAAATATACAATTTTATGTAATTTTTTCTTAATATTATATTTATGTGAAATTGACATAACACCACTTATCAGTAATCAATGTATCTTAGATTACTATTTAGATGTTCAAGTGTTAAACTAGTTGTATATTATCTAAACAACCATCTAAACACAAAAACAAAGAAACCCTTATCAACTATAAAATTGTTTAGTTGTTTGAATAGTGTTTAGTTCAGATGTTTAAAAGGATGGTGACCTAAACAGTGCAACAAAGAGACTGGTTATCAGCTGAAGAAGTAGCTAAAAAAATAAAAGTATCAGCTATGACTATAAAACGAAACTGTCAAACCTACGGTAGTTTTTTAAAATTCCAACAAGGTGAAAAGAACAAATATTTAATCCATCAAGAATGTATACCTGTTTTTCAATTTATAGCTAAAATGAGAAATAAAAGAAACCTTCAAACAAAACAAATTATTGAGCTCCTCAGTAAAGAAGGATTCCCTAAATTTATAGATGTTGAACCTATCCAAACAACTAAACAACAACCTGAACAAATCCAAGTAGAACAAGAATTTGTAGCTGTTCAAGAGTTAGATAGAATTGTTGCTGAAAGAGTATCTGAGCAACTTAAAAAACATGAAGAAAATTTAAAAGAATGGTTAACTGAACAGCAAAAACAGCAACAGGATTTTCAAAAAGCTATGGTTCAAAGAATGGATGAACGTGATCAAAACCTAATGACTATGATCCGTGAAACCCAAGAGACTAAAAAATTGATTACAGCCACTCAACAAAAAAAGTGGTGGCAATTTTGGAAATAGAAAAAGCCGTGCTTATATGCAGGGCTTTTTTATACAGAATTCTATACAGATTTTTGTACTAATACAGGACTTTTATAAACCTGAAAAACCCTAAGATCTCCACAATGTATAAAATCATGCATAGAATAATAGAAAGAGAAAAAGCACAAACCCAATTGCATCAAAGGTTTGTGCTTTTTATTTGCTACCGATAATGAGACGTTATGTTAACAGAACATGTATACAGTAGTCACTTTACAAGAAATAATATATTATAGAATTTACAAGATAATGGTAATTGGATATCGGAGGATATAATACTATGTTTGAATTTCTTTTTGGTCTATTATCATCAATATTCGGAAGTATATTTTACGACCAAGGTTTAAATACAAAAAGGGTTGATCGTCACATTGAAAAACTTGGACAGTATCCTTGGTTTAAAAAGATTTATGAGAATAAACGGTATCATAGGCTTTTTTTCGTAAACTATCGTATTCGTGAATATCTGCAAAGTAGCTTTCGCGTTAAACAGTTGATTAAAAGTCAGAAAAGGCAAAAAAAATTCAAACAATTACTTGAAGTACAACTAACAAAATCAAAGTAATAAGAACAAGCTAACTTCTGATAACGATAGTTATGTAAATAAGCTGTCCAGATGGACAGCTTATTTTATTGCTTAGCGTGTTTTTTCCCAAAACGTTGGCGGTATTCATATTAATTCTTTAATAATCTTTCTTTCACTGTAGAACCTAGATTTACTATTAACCAAAAAATCACAGCTGTTATAATCCATATCGTTACTAAAATAACACTAGAAATAATAAAATCCTTTAAAGATGAAAATTGTAATGGAGAACGTTGGGTTATTAATACCTCTTTTATTACATAAAAAAGTACAAATACTAAACTACCGCCTAAAAAATCAACTACTCTATTTTTTTTCTTAATCTTAATTCTTTTTTTTAGAATACTGTCTTCTCTTATTAATTCATCAATAGTTACATTATATATATCTGACAAAATAATTAAATTGTCGATATCGGGATATGTTTTACCAGATTCCCACTTTGAAACAGATTGTTTTGAAACGCCTATTTTTTGTGCAACATTTTCTTGCGTGTAATTATATTGCAATCTTAGTTGTTTTAACCGTTCATTTAATAACATCTATATTCATCCCCCAAAATTTAAAAGTGATATTTAAAATTAAATCATAAATTTAAAATAAATCGATAACCTTCTGAGTAACTATAGTCACCCATTGGTTTACAAACTGTAAAATCAATTATTTCCCCTTGTTTTTGGGTGTGAGTGCTGGCTCGTCGTGTGGGGGCGAAACCCCACGAATATAACGTAACTATACATAGAATAAAATTGTTGCTTTGATCGATACAACTAGCGGTTCGGCGGGTACAATTGCTGATCCAAGTCGAACAACCTAAATTCTCGTTTTTGGTCTGTTCGGCTTGGCGAAAGATAAAAACCCGCCGAAAAAAGTTTTGCAAGGACAAAATTAAAAAGCAAAAGTATTAGCCTTTTCTTTTTAATTTTGAAGGTGGAGATTTTTGAGCGATGTTTGCTCAAAAATACTACCTGTTCCTTGCGGAACTTTTAGCCCTATATATAAGAGTGAGAAGAGCAAAGTAAAGAAAGTCAGTAATAACAAGGGTTTATACGATATAAGGTGTGAAAAAAAATTCACACCTGTGTGATTTTTTTTTCACACCTAGAAAATGGAAAATAGTACAAAAAAGAAAGATGTCAATAGTAAAATTGACATCTAAAATAAATAAATTGGTAATTTATGTTTTTTGTTATCACCCATAACTTTAAAATTCCTTAATGACTTTTTAAAAATATGTTGAGTTGCCCTATCAACACTATCCTTAGGAGAACAACACATAATATTAGGATTTACAAACCATGTACGACTTGTGCAAATCCTCCCATCATCAGTTGTCATTCCTGCTTCTGCAACCCCTAAAACACCTTTCTTTAGCAAGGAATTCATTGTTTTAGAAACACTCTCTCTTGTTTTACCAAGCTTTTCAGCTAAATAGCTAGGTGTTGCTGCATTAGTATCAACTTCATTATCATTATTATTTTTTTCAATAATTACATTAGTTTTAAATTCTAAATAAGAAGAAATCTGCAATAAAAACGCTTGCTCTGCATTAGTGAAATATCCAATACCATTTAAATATTCCATATTATCCATTATAATCTGCACAAATCTCACCCGATCCGTTGGTTTTTTCTTTTTTGCAATGAAATATTCTTCTCCGCCAGTCGCCTTACTTAATAACTGTAAGAGCATTGCTTTCTCTTCTTCTGAGTAACCACCGGCTTGCAACTGATCGTAAATACTATCAATCTTACTATCTCTTTCTTTTGCCTTTTTTTCAGCTTGTCCAAAATCTACAACTTTTGTCATAAAATAATTCTCTCCCTTAGTGGAAGGAATCAACTTTTATATGTTAGAATGTATATAGAATATATATTGGTTGATTCCAACCTTATTATGAAAAACCGCCTGTCCGCCAAGACTTTGGGCGGTTTTTTCGTGTTTCTTTATAATAACATGAAACACCTTGTTAAAGCTTTCCATCTCGTGTAAAAACATAACATTCAATTCTATCTTTCTCTATCAAGATTTTGATGTCTACTTATTTCTCTCTTATGTTCACGTTCAAATTGATTATCTACTCCCTTGCTATCCAATTCATTTTTAACAATTCCTCTAAGCACCTTAAATTGCTCTTTAAGAACTTTTTTCGTTTGTATATACAAAACTCTTATATTCGTCTGTAAACCCTTTATATGAGCTTTTAACGAGCTTATTTCTCTATTTAATACACCAACTTCTTTTTGCAACTTACTTTTTTCTTGTTTCAACGTTCGATTTTCTTTCATCCAGCCCTCTGCATGCACTTTTAAACTCTCATTTTCTTTCACAAAATCTGTTTTTTTCAAACGCTCATAATCCTTTTTGATAGTAACCGCTGCATTTACTTGCTTTGTTACTTCTTGATATTGTTCTGGTGATAACACATAATTTCTTGTCTGTTTCTTCGTGATCTCAGCTTTTCCAAACATTTTATCCTGTACTTCTACTACTACTTCTTTATGTAAAAATGGAATTTTAACAGGTTCATTTGGCACTTGATCTGTAGCACTATCTAATTCTTTTTGCATTTGTTCTACTCTTTTTTCTAACTCTATATGACGCTGGCCAATTAACTGCAGCTTTTCGTTTTCACTCTCTACTTGTTGCCTTACTATCTCTAATTCTTTGTACGTATCAACAACATCACTTTCCAAACTCGTTTTCGTTACTTCTAATTCGTTTGTTTTCTCTTCAACGTTTTTTAAATGATCGTCAATCGTTTGTAACTGTGTTTCTTTTTCTTCTACTTGGTTTTCAATAGTTGACTTCGCTTCTGCATACTCCTTGTATTGACGGACTTTCATGTACTTATGTGAACCAACATTAGCACGTTCAAAATTCGGAATGTGCTCTTTAGCCAATTGTTCAATATAGGCCGTTTCTAATGCTCTCCAATGTGCAATTAACTTTCTTCCCGTTCCTTCGACACCCTGTTGTTGCAAAGCTCTATCCATTCCGACACGCCTCGTTAATCCTCGACTACTTTCGAAATTCGGTACATAGTTAATATGTAAATGCGGATTTGCTTCATCATCATGCAAAACCATGTTATAAACCGCTAGGTTTGGATTTCGCTCTTGAAACGCCTCTGCATACCGCTTTAACGCTTCTTTCTTAGCTCCCCTATGCTTTGGGTCATCTTTACCTTCTCCAATCGCTACGACCAATTCTCGTTGCTCATGCGTCTTATCATCTTTATGTATTTTGTCATAGTAATTCTCAATCTTACGGTCATTCCGTTTTTGCTTCTCGTTATACTTGTCCACCGCTTCTTGAAAGACATCCTTGTATACACTTCGGATGTCCTTTTGAACAAAGTAAATATTCTCCTCTGATCTGGCTGGATCGATACCAGGATTCCCATGAGTATTTTCTCTGTTATTGTGGCTTAATGAACTTTGGTGAGATTGATTAAATGAGATAGAACCCAGCATAAAGTGCCACCACTTTCCCTAGATTAATTGATACCATCAGTCTAGCAAAGCGACGAAATGATGTCAATTTACGTAACCCTATACGTGTTTTGACGCTATCGCATCAAAACAGATAGGGGTCTGCGACGCTCTTCGGCTCTGCCGAGCCACGTGCTACGTGGCAAAACAAAACCTTGGGCTTTGCCCAAACCCACTGGGGAACTCTTCCCCAGACCCCCTCAATCAAACTCCCCAACCCCTCAAATCCTTGAGGGGCTCCCTCGCCGGTTGGCATCCCCAAAACGGTTCGTTTTGAGGAAATGCCAAGAGGGTGATACTTCAGCTGCACGTATCAACTCCTTAATGCTCCTTTCATGGATCAGCACAAACCGCTGAACCATTCCAGTCCGCTTACCGTTGACACTTACCGATTATTTTCCCTCTCCCAATAATCATTTCGCGAGTTGTTCCAATCGCTTATTAAAATCTTCTGTCATAAGCAATATAACCATTCCCCTGGCGTGACCCCGTTTAGTTTTTAGACATATTATATAAATGTTTATTTGATTATTAACTGAGGTGAATTATTGTGATAAATCCTTACTATATTAAAAACAGGGCAATAGGCGGAGTCTATACAACCCATGGAGCTCAATCAACAATGCATGCAGTATATCATGCAATGCAACATATGCCATACTATCATCATCCAGCTATACCTTATCATGAAACCATACAATATTATCCAGCTATAGAATATACATCTCAAAGTATATATCCTACTACTTTTACAACAATTCCATTTTATTAACATTCTCTTGTTTTTAGTCTGTTCGGTTTGGCGACATACCACCCACCGCCGAAATCCATTCTTT
The window above is part of the Bacillus toyonensis BCT-7112 genome. Proteins encoded here:
- a CDS encoding DUF3967 domain-containing protein, which gives rise to MQQRDWLSAEEVAKKIKVSAMTIKRNCQTYGSFLKFQQGEKNKYLIHQECIPVFQFIAKMRNKRNLQTKQIIELLSKEGFPKFIDVEPIQTTKQQPEQIQVEQEFVAVQELDRIVAERVSEQLKKHEENLKEWLTEQQKQQQDFQKAMVQRMDERDQNLMTMIRETQETKKLITATQQKKWWQFWK
- a CDS encoding helix-turn-helix domain-containing protein; the protein is MLLNERLKQLRLQYNYTQENVAQKIGVSKQSVSKWESGKTYPDIDNLIILSDIYNVTIDELIREDSILKKRIKIKKKNRVVDFLGGSLVFVLFYVIKEVLITQRSPLQFSSLKDFIISSVILVTIWIITAVIFWLIVNLGSTVKERLLKN
- a CDS encoding replication protein; this translates as MTKVVDFGQAEKKAKERDSKIDSIYDQLQAGGYSEEEKAMLLQLLSKATGGEEYFIAKKKKPTDRVRFVQIIMDNMEYLNGIGYFTNAEQAFLLQISSYLEFKTNVIIEKNNNDNEVDTNAATPSYLAEKLGKTRESVSKTMNSLLKKGVLGVAEAGMTTDDGRICTSRTWFVNPNIMCCSPKDSVDRATQHIFKKSLRNFKVMGDNKKHKLPIYLF
- a CDS encoding plasmid recombination protein, producing the protein MLGSISFNQSHQSSLSHNNRENTHGNPGIDPARSEENIYFVQKDIRSVYKDVFQEAVDKYNEKQKRNDRKIENYYDKIHKDDKTHEQRELVVAIGEGKDDPKHRGAKKEALKRYAEAFQERNPNLAVYNMVLHDDEANPHLHINYVPNFESSRGLTRRVGMDRALQQQGVEGTGRKLIAHWRALETAYIEQLAKEHIPNFERANVGSHKYMKVRQYKEYAEAKSTIENQVEEKETQLQTIDDHLKNVEEKTNELEVTKTSLESDVVDTYKELEIVRQQVESENEKLQLIGQRHIELEKRVEQMQKELDSATDQVPNEPVKIPFLHKEVVVEVQDKMFGKAEITKKQTRNYVLSPEQYQEVTKQVNAAVTIKKDYERLKKTDFVKENESLKVHAEGWMKENRTLKQEKSKLQKEVGVLNREISSLKAHIKGLQTNIRVLYIQTKKVLKEQFKVLRGIVKNELDSKGVDNQFEREHKREISRHQNLDRER